Within the Cryptosporangium minutisporangium genome, the region CGGTTCGAGGAGATCGCCGAGGTGATCGCCGGCCGCATCAGCAAGGTGCCCGGCATCGTGGACACCGAGACGCACATCGCGTTCCGCGCCTACTCGCGCCACGACCTCGACGCCGCGTTCTCCATCGGCCTCGAAGACGCCGACTGACCAGCCGCGTTCGGCACGCCGCCGAACGAACAGCACCTCAAACCTGACGCCGCCCGCCGTTGCGCTCCATGCGCGCCGCCGCCGTCCCGCCCCC harbors:
- a CDS encoding Lrp/AsnC ligand binding domain-containing protein; the protein is MITSIVMISCETDSIPEVAQTLADLPGVSEVYSTAGNVDLIAIVRVHRFEEIAEVIAGRISKVPGIVDTETHIAFRAYSRHDLDAAFSIGLEDAD